One region of Cucurbita pepo subsp. pepo cultivar mu-cu-16 chromosome LG03, ASM280686v2, whole genome shotgun sequence genomic DNA includes:
- the LOC111791588 gene encoding MAP3K epsilon protein kinase 1-like, with protein MSRQVPTTAFHKSKTLDNKYMLGDEIGKGAYGRVYKGLDLENGDFVAIKQVSLENIAQEDLNIIMQEIDLLKNLNHKNIVKYLGSLKTKTHLHIILEYVENGSLANIIKPNKFGPFPESLVAVYISQVLEGLVYLHEQGVIHRDIKGANILTTKEGLVKLADFGVATKLTEADVNTHSVVGTPYWMAPEVIEMSGVCAASDIWSVGCTVIELLTCVPPYYDLQPMPALFRIVQDKHPPIPDSLSPDITDFLRQCFKKDARQRPDAKTLLSHPWIQNCRRALHSSLRHSGTLRTTQQDGSIEAEISNGDDQNSCEGPSAEKNEVTDSDFKADSRKELSSDVVTDMSKSQKIFASGPNSVEEAESLEDDNLLDQVPTLSIHENSSLLTGSGRIATSEPIEFHESHGRARDEVIMNGDVPSTELREDAARQHGEKETSTTSGNSSFGFEPESQDNSFQKVSKMSIALGGNELSKFSDTPGDASLDDLFQPLDKLPGDQAAEASTSLSTLQSNMGYLSVNDVVKNDLATKLRATIAQKQMENEMGQASSGGDLLRLVMGVLKDDDIDIDGLVFDEKLSGENLFPLQAVEFGRLAGSLRPDEPEDVIVSACQKLIAIFHQRPEQKIVYITQHGLLPLTELLEVPKTRIICSVLQLINQIVKDNVDFQENACLVGLIPLVMGFAVPDRPREVRMEAAYFFQQLCQSSSLTLQMFVACRGIPVLVSFLEADYAKYRDMVHLAIDGMWQIFKLQRSTLRNGFCRIAAKSGILLRLINTLYSLNEATRLASITVGAGYPVDGLPQRPRSGQLDPTHPIFSQYEASFPVPDQPDLLKVRHGIVDHHLSTGTPEPSRASTSHSQRSDANQSDHRQFFTDADRPQSSNTTNEALGSKPSELASLDKVVNLATKEPYASASKEHENVDRWRPERMANSNRTSTDRPPKLLEPVANGFPTALAGTQQEQVRPLLSLLDKEPPSRHFSGQLEYMRHLSGLERHETIMPLLHASNEKKINGEPDFLMAEFADVSQRGKDNGNLDPTSKVSLKAVAKKVGPQVSNEGAASTSGIASQTASGVLSGSGVLNARPGSATSSGLLSHMVSTLNADVAREYLAKVADLLLEFAQADTTVKSYMCSQSLLNRLFQMFNRVEPPILLKILKCINHLSTDPNCLENLQRADAIKYLIPNLELKEGSLVSQIHTEVLSALFNLCKINKRRQEYAAENGIIPHLMHFIISDSPLKQYALPLLCDMAHASRNSREQLRAHGGLDVYLSLLEDELWSVTALDSIAVCLAHDNDNRKVEQALLKKDAVQKLVKFFQCCPEQHFVHILEPFLKIITKSSRINTTLAVNGLTPLLIARLDHQDAIARLNLLKLIKAVYEHHPRPKQLIVENDLPHKLQNLIEERRDGQRSGGQVLVKQMATSLLKALHINTVL; from the exons ATGTCTCGCCAAGTTCCTACTACTGCGTTCCATAAGTCCAAGACGCTTGATAATAAATAT ATGCTGGGAGATGAGATCGGAAAAGGAGCATATGGGCGAGTCTACAAGGGTCTGGATTTGGAGAATGGGGACTTTGTTGCTATTAAACAAGTTTCCTTGGAGAATATTGCTCAAGAGGACCTCAACATTATCATG CAAGAGATTGACCTACTGAAG AATTTGAACCACAAAAACATTGTGAAGTATCTTGGATCTCTAAAAACAAAGACTCACCTTCACATAATACTCGA GTATGTGGAGAATGGATCACTTGCCAACATTATCAAGCCAAATAAGTTTGGACCATTTCCAGAATCATTGGTCGCTGTTTATATTTCTCAG GTTTTGGAAGGCTTGGTTTATCTACATGAGCAGGGTGTAATTCATCGGGACATAAAGGGTGCGAACATACTGACAACCAAAGAG GGTCTCGTGAAACTTGCTGATTTTGGTGTTGCGACAAAATTAACAGAGGCTGATGTTAATACTCATTCAGTTGTTGGAACACCTTACTGGATGGCTCCTGAG GTTATTGAAATGTCAGGAGTTTGTGCTGCTTCTGACATATGGAGTGTTGGATGTACTGTGATCGAACTACTTACATGTGTACCTCCATATTATGATCTACAACCTATGCCAGCTCTGTTTCGCATCGTACAG GACAAGCATCCTCCAATTCCGGATAGCTTATCACCAGATATCACAGATTTCTTACGCCAGTGCTTTAAGAAG GATGCCAGGCAAAGGCCCGATGCAAAAACTTTGCTTTCTCATCCTTGGATTCAGAACTGTCGACGGGCCTTGCATTCTTCTCTTCGTCATAGTGGCACATTAAG AACCACTCAACAAGATGGATCAATTGAAGCAGAAATTTCTAATGGAGACGATCAAAACTCTTGTGAAGGCCCTTCAgcagaaaaaaatgaagtgaCTGATTCTGATTTTAAAGCT GATTCCAGGAAGGAGTTGTCGTCAGATGTTGTCACTGATATGAGCAAGTCCCAAAAAATTTTTGCTTCAGGGCCTAATTCTGTTGAGGAAGCAGAAAGTCTGGAAGATGACAACCTATTGGATCAAGTTCCCACCTTATCCATTCATGAAAATTCATCTCTTCTAACTGGTTCTGGCAGAATTGCTACCTCTGAGCCAATTGAGTTTCATGAATCTCATGGTAGAGCCCGTGATGAAGTGATAATGAATGGTGATGTGCCATCAACAGAACTAAGGGAAGACGCTGCTAGACAACATGGAGAGAAAGAAACTTCAACAACATCTGGAAATAGTTCATTTGGTTTTGAACCTGAAAGTCAGGACAATAGTTTTCAAAAG GTGTCAAAGATGTCAATTGCTTTGGGAGGAAATGAGCTGAGTAAATTTAGTGACACTCCGGGAGATGCTTCCTTAGATGATTTATTTCAACCTTTAGATAAGCTCCCTGGGGATCAAGCTGCTGAAGCATCAACATCTCTATCTACCCTACAATCAAACATGGGTTATCTGTCAGTAAATGATGTTGTAAAAAATGACCTGGCCACAAAATTGAGGGCTACAATTGCTCAAAAgcaaatggaaaatgaaatgggACAGGCAAGCAGTGGGGGTGACCTGCTTCGACTAGTGATGGGTGTTTTAAAGGATGatgatattgatattgatgGTTTG GTTTTTGATGAGAAGTTATCCGGAGAAAACCTTTTTCCCTTGCAG GCTGTTGAATTTGGCAGATTAGCTGGGTCATTGAGACCTGATGAACCCGAAGATGTAATTGTATCTGCCTGTCAAAAACTGATTGCTATCTTTCATCAAAGGCCTGAGCAGAAAATTGTTTATATTACACAGCATGGTCTACTCCCATTAACAGAGCTGCTTGAAGTTCCTAAAACTCGT ATTATATGTTCAGTGCTCCAGCTTATAAATCAGATTGTTAAGGATAACGTTGACTTCCAGGAGAATGCATGTCTTGTTGGTCTA ATTCCTCTGGTAATGGGCTTTGCGGTTCCTGATCGTCCCCGAGAGGTTCGTATGGAAGCAGCTTATTTCTTTCAGCAGCTTTGTCAATCAAG ctCTTTGACATTGCAAATGTTCGTTGCTTGCCGTGGAATACCTGTATTAGTAAGCTTTCTAGAGGCTGACTATGCAAAGTACAG GGACATGGTTCACCTAGCTATTGATGGGATGTGGCAGATCTTTAAACTGCAGCGTTCCACTCTTAGAAATGGTTTCTGTCGTATAGCTGCCAAAAGTGGAATCCTGCTTAGGCTCATTAACACCCTCTACAGCTTGAACGAGGCAACTCGCTTAGCTTCCATAACAGTCGGAGCAGGATATCCGGTTGATGGTTTACCTCAACGACCACGATCAGGTCAACTAGACCCTACCCACCCTATATTCAGTCAGTACGAGGCCTCATTTCCTGTGCCTGATCAGCCTGATCTTTTGAAGGTCAGGCATGGAATAGTTGATCATCACCTGTCTACTGGAACACCAGAACCTTCTAGGGCTTCAACTTCACATTCTCAAAGATCAGATGCCAATCAATCTGATCACCGACAGTTTTTCACAGATGCTGATAGGCCTCAATCTAGCAATACCACAAATGAAGCCTTGGGATCTAAACCGTCAGAGCTAGCATCTTTGGATAAAGTTGTAAATTTAGCAACCAAGGAACCTTATGCCTCTGCTTctaaagaacatgaaaatgtAGATAGATGGAGACCTGAGAGGATGGCCAACTCTAACAGGACTTCCACAGATAGGCCTCCAAAATTGCTGGAACCTGTAGCTAATGGATTTCCTACAGCATTGGCAGGTACCCAGCAAGAGCAAGTTCGGCCGCTTCTAAGTCTGTTGGACAAAGAACCCCCGTCTCGACATTTTTCTGGTCAGCTCGAGTACATGCGCCACCTTTCTGGATTGGAAAGGCATGAAACTATAATGCCTCTATTGCATGcatcaaatgaaaagaagataaatgGGGAGCCTGATTTCCTAATGGCAGAATTCGCTG ATGTTTCTCAACGTGGAAAAGACAATGGAAACCTTGACCCCACTTCTAAGGTTTCTCTTAAAGCGGTGGCCAAGAAGGTAGGACCCCAGGTTTCCAATGAAGGAGCTGCATCCACATCTGGAATTGCTTCACAGACAGCATCTGGGGTACTTTCAGGTTCGGGTGTATTAAATGCTAGACCAGGGAGTGCAACATCTTCTGGACTTCTTTCGCACATGGTTTCAACTTTGAATGCTGATGTAGCAAGGGAATACCTGGCGAAGGTAGCTGATCTTTTGCTTGAGTTCGCTCAGGCAGATACAACTGTTAAGTCATATATGTGCAGCCAAAGCTTGCTTAATCGCCTTTTCCAAATGTTCAATAGGGTAGAGCCCCCAATTCTCTTGAAG ATATTGAAGTGTATAAATCATCTATCAACAGATCCAAACTGCTTAGAAAATCTTCAGCGAGCAGAtgcaattaaatatttgattccGAACCTCGAACTCAAAGAAGGGTCTCTGGTGTCGCAAATACATACCGAG GTCCTCAGTGCACTATTCAATTTGTGTAAGATCAATAAGAGGAGACAAGAATATGCAGCTGAAAATGGAATTATTCCACATTTGATGCATTTTATTATATCAGACTCTCCTCTGAAACAATATGCATTGCCTCTACTGTGTGATATGGCCCATGCATCGCGTAATTCTAGGGAGCAGTTAAGAGCCCACGGTGGTCTAGATGTGTATTTGAGCCTGCTTGAGGATGAGCTTTGGTCTGTCACGGCATTGGATTCTATTGCTGTTTGCTTGGCTCATGACAACGACAACCGAAAAGTTGAACAAGCTTTGCTGAAGAAGGATGCTGTCCAGAAATTGGTGAAGTTTTTCCAGTGTTGTCCAGAACAACATTTTGTGCATATATTGGAGCCTTTCTTGAAAATCATCAC